The following DNA comes from Anopheles arabiensis isolate DONGOLA chromosome 3, AaraD3, whole genome shotgun sequence.
tcccccttgtcAAATCGTTTTTTaccactgaaagccaagcgcACATCATTAGTGAGTAAAGATAGGCTTTGAaagacaacggttgttgagccgaagaagaagcagaagaagaagaagaagaagaagaagaagaagaagaagaagaagaagaagaagaagaagaagaagaagaagaagaagaagaggaagaagaagattctCTTTCGCTATCTGTAAAACAACTCAACGTATTGAACTTCTATGCACCTACCGAACTCGTATGCACCCTACTGGAACCTACTAGAACCAAAATTACTGAGCGCTACATGAGCGCTCCGAGTCGCGTTTGGATGGCTCCGACCAGGTAGGTTCGGATCGACCCGTCCATCACTAACCTGACACCTACAAGGCCAAACATCAATGGATTTCAATCGGAGTCTCGCTCTATATGAAcgagtagttttttttaaagctttcaatcaaaaaaaaaccacaaaaatgccgttttgttaaatttaattatctcTAGCGCGCTTGGTTTGGCAACTACTGTATGCCATGCTGAAACGTCAAACAATTACAAAACGTGACGTCTGTCAAGCCGAGCCGATCCGTCATCGTATTTGTACGACGAGCCGCGTGTTGCGGtgtctgtttttatttgcgtCGTGTAAATTACCAACTTTTCGTCGCGGTTTTTTCGGCACCGTAGTGGTTTTCCCTCCCCTCAGTTTTTCACACAGACCCGAAAAACTGTGAGCCAACATGCCGAAAGTGAGCTCCCGGCCGGGGCCGCCCCGGAAGATGTCGATGAACAAGTCGACCCACTCGATGAACCCGGACCGGTCGACCGAGGGCCTGAAGGGGGTTGCCAAGCCGCGCACGAAGGCCACCATAAAGCGGCTGCAGATGTACCGGAACTTTAAGGCGAAGCGGGACCGCCGGGGTAAGATCGTCACGCCCGCCCCGTTCCAGGGGTGGGTCAGCAGCGGTACGGTGGCGCGTGTCGAACCGTCCCCCAAGTGGTTCGCCAACTCGCGCGTCATCTCGCAAAAGTCGCTGCAAAAGTTCCAGGAAGAGATGGGCAAGGCGGTGAAGGACCCGTACAAGGTGATCATGAAGCCGACCAACCTGCCGATCACGCTGCTGAACGAGTCGGCCCGCTACCAGCGGGTCCATCTGCTCGACACGGAAAGCTACGACACGACGTTCGGCAAGAAGAAGCTGCGCAAGCGGCCGACGCTGAAGGTGCGCGATCTGGAGGACCTGACGCGCACGGCGGAAGAGTCGGCGGAGCAGTACGACGAGTCGAAGGATCACGACATCGAGCGGGACGACGGCGGGGTGAAGGATGCGGTGCGGGAGTACATTTTCGCCGCCGGCGGCAGCAAGCGCATCTGGAACGAGCTGCACAAGGTGGTGGACTCGGCGgacgtgctgctgcaggtgcTGGATGCGCGCGACCCGATGGGCACGCGCTCGAAGTACATCGAGACGTTCCTGCGCAAGGAAAAGCCGCACAAGCATCTGTTCTTCGTGCTGAACAAGGTCGACCTGGTGCCGATCTGGGTGACGCAGCGCTGGGTCGCGATACTGAGCAAGGAGTATCCGACGATCGCGTTCCACGCCTCGCTCACGCACCCGTTCGGCAAGGGTGCGCTGATCAATCTGCTGCGCCAGATCGGCAAGCTGCACGTGGACAAGAAGCAAATCAGCGTCGGCTTCATCGGCTACCCGAACGTGGGCAAGTCGTCCGTCATCAACGCGCTGCGCAGCAAGAAGGTGTGCAAGGTGGCCCCGATCGCGGGCGAAACGAAGGTGTGGCAGTACATCACGCTGATGAAGCGCATCTTCCTGATCGACTGCCCGGGCGTCGTCTACCCGACCGCGGAAACCGACACGGAGAAGGTGCTGAAGGCGGTGGTGCGGGTCGAGCTGGTCAACAATCCGGAGGACTACATCGAGGAGGTGCTGAAGCGCATCCGCAAGGAGTACGTGGTGAAGACGTACGGCGTGACCGAGTGGGCGGACCATATCGATTTCCTCGAGCAGATTGCGCGCAAGACGGGCAAGCTGCTGAAGAAGGGCGAGCCGGACGTGCAGACGGTGGCGAAGATGATACTGAACGACTGGCAGCGCGGCCGGCTCCCGTTCTACGTGGCACCGGAAGGGTTCGAGGTGCCGAAATCGTtccacgagcagcagcagcagcaggaagccGTTGTCGACGAGGAGGCGGACGCGCTGAACCGCACGCTTCAGCCGGACGAGGACCAGAAGAGCACGTACTCGGGCGTGACGGCAACGCCGACCATCCCGGACACGGTCAAGAAGGGTCGCGAGCTGTTCCAGATACAGGACTTCCGCAAGATCAAGGTCAACCTGGAGTTTGAAAGCGAGGATGTGCGCGAAATCGACAAAATCGATCTGGAGCTGCTGGAGAAGCtgaaggaggagaagaaggcgGAGGCGAAGGCCAAGCGAGCGAACCGCAAGAAGGCGGCGAAGGAGGCCGGCGAGGAGGATGAAGATTCGTCCGGCATTAGCGATTTCTACTCGGAGGATGAGTACGACGAGCAGCAGGGCAGGGTGGTGCATCGCAGCGCCAAGGAGAAGGGTGAGCTTACGAAGAGGAAACAGAAGCCGGCGGAAGATGCCGCGCCAGCCAAGCAGCAGACGGAGGAGCAGCCGGAAACGAGCGGCAAGAAGGCGGCCAAGCTTACCTCCAAGCAGAAGCGGGCGATCGAGCGGGCCGGCAAGCGGAAAAAGATTGGCAGCAACTTCTACGAAACACACAACGTCAAGAACCGCAACCGGAACAAGAAGGCAAAGATGGACGATTGAGGTGGTTCTTACTGTTAATTTTCTTCCCAAACTCAACCCGCGCGATTGATAATAAAAGTTTAGTTTAAAGTgaacacatgtacacacatattttacattttatataAATTCAGAAGAAAAACGCGCTTCTATCTGCTCTTATCATCTACCTCTTCGATGGTACAACGTTCGACTGACCTGGGACAGGCTGAGGTCACTAACCGCCGGTATCGGATCTTTGCTTCGCAGCGTCGGCAAGTACTCCGGATCTTTCCGCAGCAAACACTGACCCTCGTACGGGCAGTCGCAAAAGTTGGCCACACGCACCGTGCGCTGCGTTTCCACCGCTCCCTGCCGCGTGCTGTGCTTTGCGCAGTGCCGCCTCACGTTCCACCCCCGTTCGAGCGGTGTTTCCACCCGCTGCTGGCAGCACAACCCGTCCGGAAAGCGGAACTCGCAGCGCACGATACTGTTGCCGTCCGCTACGGTCGTCCGCTCGTCCACGTCCGGCATCATGGCGAGCCCGAGCGAAGGGTAGACGAGAAACGCAAACAGCGTCACGGCGACCAGGGCAAGGATCGGCACGAAGAGCGCAAAGTATTTGTCCGGCAGGTAGGTCAGCCCAAGCCGGTCGAACCAGACGGTCGGCACGAACGCCCACAGCACGTACAGCAGGAAGAGCGTCTGGAAGAGCAGATAGAGCGCGAAGCCGTAGATCGCCCGGCCCGGCGTCGGTGCGGGCGTGTGTTCCGGCATGGTCCGGTCTCTAGTAATGTTCGTACCGGTCCGACTTGGGCGGACCGAACTGGTCGAGCGTTTCGCAGCacaggagcagcagctcgcAGAAGGAGGTGACGCCGACGCGCACGTTTTTCGCCTGCTCGCCAcccagccgcagcagcagatggTTCTCCTCCAGGGTTATCGTTTTGTGGACGAAACTACGCTTCGGCTCGCTGTCTACCCGCAGCACATCGTACGCGATTTCCGCCTCGCGCTTCGTGGGAAAAGGAATCTTGATGGAGCTGAAATCGCACACTTGGGTGAgtgattatgattatttgaattttgatgaaatAAATCCTTACACTTCAATATTTGCAGCAGCACACATGTTTCGAGGGGGGACTTTTTCGCTTCGGAGCCGTGATCGTGATAACCGTGCAGGAACACATGAACCGGGgtgcagtttgtttacattctgtcaagcacACATCAGCCAAACGAAGAATCCGCCCTTTTGCTGAATGGTGGCAGgaattttaagtttgtttgtgAAGCTATTTGAAgggaattattattttgttcatttcacgtGATTTAAGTGTGTTTTTGAGGGGTTTTTAGTGTGTATTTTACCTCGCAACTATTGTTTATCCTAAGTATATCTTGCACACTGTGCTTGTATCGTGCTTCATGTCCGCGTGCGCAAAACTCCAGCTGTTTACATCCGTTATTTCGAAGTTTGTAAAAGGAATGatagtaaaaaatacaatttttgtacgaaatgaataaattttaaacttaTTAAAATTAGCAAAAAACAGGTTAAAATTAGAACCAAATATGTTCCCCATAAAATGTCATTGCACATGACCTTGCGGGTTCGCCCACTGTGATTCATCACTCAACATCGTCGTGCAACTTGCTGCGGGCTCTCGCCTGTGTCTGTTCTGCAAACGCTTGTGGGTTGGTCGTGGAAGCGGAATAAAATCGGCAGCTTTTTCCTCGGGAAAGGGcccgctgtgtgtgtttgtttgtgtgtttcccgGCGTACCCCATTGAAGCGGTGAATCAGCCGTGTGAAGGAATTTTAAAAGT
Coding sequences within:
- the LOC120902324 gene encoding uncharacterized protein LOC120902324, whose product is MPEHTPAPTPGRAIYGFALYLLFQTLFLLYVLWAFVPTVWFDRLGLTYLPDKYFALFVPILALVAVTLFAFLVYPSLGLAMMPDVDERTTVADGNSIVRCEFRFPDGLCCQQRVETPLERGWNVRRHCAKHSTRQGAVETQRTVRVANFCDCPYEGQCLLRKDPEYLPTLRSKDPIPAVSDLSLSQVSRTLYHRRGR
- the LOC120902323 gene encoding nucleolar GTP-binding protein 2 codes for the protein MPKVSSRPGPPRKMSMNKSTHSMNPDRSTEGLKGVAKPRTKATIKRLQMYRNFKAKRDRRGKIVTPAPFQGWVSSGTVARVEPSPKWFANSRVISQKSLQKFQEEMGKAVKDPYKVIMKPTNLPITLLNESARYQRVHLLDTESYDTTFGKKKLRKRPTLKVRDLEDLTRTAEESAEQYDESKDHDIERDDGGVKDAVREYIFAAGGSKRIWNELHKVVDSADVLLQVLDARDPMGTRSKYIETFLRKEKPHKHLFFVLNKVDLVPIWVTQRWVAILSKEYPTIAFHASLTHPFGKGALINLLRQIGKLHVDKKQISVGFIGYPNVGKSSVINALRSKKVCKVAPIAGETKVWQYITLMKRIFLIDCPGVVYPTAETDTEKVLKAVVRVELVNNPEDYIEEVLKRIRKEYVVKTYGVTEWADHIDFLEQIARKTGKLLKKGEPDVQTVAKMILNDWQRGRLPFYVAPEGFEVPKSFHEQQQQQEAVVDEEADALNRTLQPDEDQKSTYSGVTATPTIPDTVKKGRELFQIQDFRKIKVNLEFESEDVREIDKIDLELLEKLKEEKKAEAKAKRANRKKAAKEAGEEDEDSSGISDFYSEDEYDEQQGRVVHRSAKEKGELTKRKQKPAEDAAPAKQQTEEQPETSGKKAAKLTSKQKRAIERAGKRKKIGSNFYETHNVKNRNRNKKAKMDD
- the LOC120902325 gene encoding EKC/KEOPS complex subunit LAGE3, with amino-acid sequence MCAAANIEVSIKIPFPTKREAEIAYDVLRVDSEPKRSFVHKTITLEENHLLLRLGGEQAKNVRVGVTSFCELLLLCCETLDQFGPPKSDRYEHY